Part of the Henckelia pumila isolate YLH828 chromosome 2, ASM3356847v2, whole genome shotgun sequence genome is shown below.
TCGCAATGGCCCCCGATGGATACCTGTGATGATTTTATAGGGGGCCTGACCACCTAGACTTCAGTTTCCCGGGAAACAGCCTCAACCGGGAGTTGAATAGCAAGACAGCATCTCCTTCCTTGAATTCCCGCTGACGAATGCGCCTGTCATGTATTCTCTTGGTTCGTTCCTTGTACGAAACCGCCATATCATATGCACTATCACGGAATTCCTCCAGTTGATTAAGCTCCAACAATCTCTTTTCACCTGCAGCAGCAAATTCAAAGTTTAGGGTCTTAGTAGCCCAATATGCTCTATGTTCTAACTCAACAGGTAAATGGCATTCCTTTCCAAATAACAGTCTATAAGGGGAAgtgcctataggtgttttaaacgcGGTCCTATAGGCCCATAAGGCATCATCAAGTCAAAGTGCCCAATCTTTTCGATTAGTACTCACACTTTTCTCCAAAATCTGTTTGATTTCTTGATTGGACACTTCCACTTGGCCACTGGTCTGGGGGTGATATGGGGTAGAGACTTTATGCTTGACACCATATTTTTTTAAGAGTTTGTCAAAAAGTTTATTGCAAAAATGGGTGCCACCATCACTAATTATTGCACAGGGTGTACCAAaccgattaaaaatatttttcttcaaaaatttcagtacAACCTGTGCATCATTTGTCGCATAAGCTTCAGCCTctacccattttgaaacataatcgactgcgaccagaatgtatttttttgtcatagaaattggaaatggtcccatgaagtcgatttcccatacatcaaatatctcacactcaatgatattatttaaaggCATTTCATTTCGGTTTGAGATATTACCTGTCCGTTGACATCTATCAGAAGATAATACAAACAAGTGCGCATCCTTAAAGAGATTGGGCCAATAGAACCCACATTCAAGTACTTTTGCTGCTGTTTTGACTGGCCCAGCATGGCCACTTACCTCACGATCATGACAATGACTGAGGATGCTTTGCATTTCTCCTTCTGCCACACATCTCCGGATCATTGAGTCAgcacatattttaaacaaaaacgGTTCCTCCCAAAAATAATGCTTGACAtctgataaattttttttcttcttatgGAAAGACAGATTATGTGGGAGTGTGCTTGTGACTAGATAATTCGCAAAATTAGCATACCATGGTGAACTTTCTATGGCAAAAAGTTTTTCATCAAGAAACCAATCATCTATGTCATCTATCTCATTTGTTGCACCATCAGCAATGCATTCTAATCTAGATAGATGATCAGCTACTACATTTTCAACACCTTTCTTATCCCTGATCTCTAAATCAAATTATTGCAAAAGTAAGATCCACCTAATCAGTCTAGGTTTCGCATCTTTCTTTGCCAGCAAGTGCTTAATAGCAGAGTAATCTGTGTATACTGTGATTTTTGAGAGTACAAGGTATGAATGAAATTTATCCAGTGCAAATACTACAGCTAACAACTCTTTTTCAATGGTGGCATAATTTATCTGAGCTTCATTAAGAGTCTTGCTAGCGTAGTAAATAGTTTTGAATACCTTGTCTATTCGTTGGCCAAGCACTGCGCCAACAACAGAGTCACTTGCATCGCACATGACTTCAAATGGAAGATCCCAGTTCGGTGATGTAAGTATTGGTGCAGTCACCAGTCTTTCTCTCAACACttcaaaggcctgcaaacaatttGAATCAAAGTCAAAAGGGGCATCTTTCATTAGCAAAGAAGAAAGAGGtttggaaatttttgaaaaatccttaATAAACCGCCGATAGAAGCCGGCATGGCCCAGGAAACTTCTGACTCCCTTGACTGTCGTAGGTGGAGGCAAATTTTGAATAACGTGCACCTTGGCTTTGTCCACCTTGATCCCCTGCTCAGAAATTCGGTGACCCAATACTATACCTTCTGTCACCATGAAATGGCACTTCTCCCAGTTTAGTACCAAATTTGTCTCCTCGCATCTCATTAAAACAGAATTCAAGTTAtgcagacatgcatcaaaagatttaccgaaaatagagaaatcatccatgaaaatttctaaaaaaatttcgaCCATATCATAAAAAATGGCAGTCATGCACCTCTGAAAAGTAGCAAGAGCTTTACATAACCCGAAAGGCATACGTCTATAGGCAAACGTACCATATGGGCAAGTGAAAGTCGTTTTATCCTGGTCTTCAGGTGCAATCACTATTTGATTGTATCCTGAATACCCAtctaaaaaacagtaaaactCATACCCAGCCAGTCTCtctagcatttgatcaatgaaggggaggggaaaatgatccttacgggtTCCGTCATTTAGTTTTCTATAGTCTATGCACACACGCCAACCTGTAACTGTCCTAGTGGGTATCAgttcatttttctcattctgTATGACAGTAATTCCCCCCTTCTTTGGTACACACTGCACCGGACTCACCCATGGACTATCATATATAGGATAAATGATACCTGCATCCAgaagtttgatcgtttcagcttTTACAACTTCCTGCATTTTTGGATTCAATCTCCTTTGTGGTTGGACCAATGGGTTGATGTTCTCTTCCATTAAAATCTTGTGCATGCATAAGGATGGattgattcctttgatatccgCCACTTTCCAGGCAAACACACTCTTGTGTTTCTTGAGCACCTCCATTAGTCTGGCCTCCATCTCACCTATCAAAAAGGAAGATATTATAACAGGTAACTTATCATTTTCACCTAAAAACATGTATTTGAGATGGACAGGTAATGGTTTCAATTCCACAATAGGTGGTTCCTCAAGGCTTGGTTTCTGGAGAACTAAATCCTTCCGGTCACCAAGGTCTTCAAGTCTAATCTTTCCACCTCTTCTCCATGACTGGTTGTCATTCAAATATGCGGTCATCTCTTCAATTCCATCACTGAGAACGTCCACTTGCTCAGAGATAAGTGCAGCTTCTAATGGTTTCTGAAAAGTATCCTgcacataatcaaataacagtGAGTCCACTACATCCAGTTGAAAACATTCTTCATTAttctgagaaaattttaaagcattAAAAACGTCAAACGAAATTTTCTCTTCTCCCACTCTTAACAGCAACTCCCCCTTCTGGACATCTATTAATGCCTTTCCTGTCGCCAGGAAGGGTCTACCCAATATGAGTGGCATGTCcaaatcctcttccatatctaaCACCACGAAGTCCAcggggaagatgaatttgtccACTTTTACAAGCACGTCCTCGATTATCCCCCGTGGATATTTGATGGACCTGTCTGCCAGTTGTAACGACATTATGGTGGACTTTGGTTCTCCCAAGCTCAATTTCCTGAACACAGAGTAAGACATTAGATTTAAACTAGCACCCAAATCACATAAAGCTTTATGAAATTGAATATCATTAATCACAcaagggatagagaaactccccgGATCTTTTTGCTTTAATGGGATTTTATTTTGCACCAGTGCTGAGCAATTCTCAGTCAGACTAATCATTGCATGCTCCTCCAGTTTCCTCTTGTTGGAGAGGATCTCTTTCAAGAACTTTGCATAACTTGGCATTTGCATCAGTGCATCGGCAAAGGGAATATTAatattcaatttcttgaatACTTCTAGGAATTTTCCAAACTGAGAATCTAGTTTTGCCTTCTTCAGGGCTGCAGGAAAAGGTGGTGGCACAACAATTTTTGCTTGTGAAGTGGGTGAAAGTGTTGGGATAGATGACTTACCTGCAATTCTTGTTGATGTAGACAATTCTGGCTCTTTCTCGACCTGTAATGCAGGCTCTACTGTCTTCCCACTCCTCAGTTCAATTGCTTTTACCTGCTCCTTCGGATTCTTCTCCGTGTCACTCGGCAAGGTACCCTGATCTCTGCTAGAAATTGTTTTGGCCAATTGCCCTATCTGATTCTCCAGATTCTTTATCGAAGCATCTTGATTCTGCATTCGGGTTTCagtagatgatatgaattgctGCATCATCTGCTCTAAACTCGATTTCCCTTCTTGAGGCTGTCTGCCGTAGTTCTGATTCCCATATGGCTTATTGTTATGTCCACTCCACGAGAAATTTGGATGCTGTCTCCACCCTGGATTATAGGAGTTCGAGAATGGGTCATTCCTTGGGCGATTTTGATTCCCCATGTGACTTGCCATAACTCCCTCTGGTTGAGAAAATGTTTGACAGTCTTTCGTGAAATGTTCTGCACCACATTTTTCACACCATACTTCTTGAACTCGCATCACAGAGTTTCCTATACTCAGTTCCTCAATTCTCTTGTTCATGACTTCAAGTTGAGCGGCCACTGATGTGAATGCATCAACCTGATGAATCCCATTAGATTTCCGGGCTGCACTCCTTTCAGATAAAGGGTGATAGCTACTAGATGCCATTTCCTCAATTATTTAATAACCATCCTCTGACAATTTTCGCAGTAAATTTCCACCtgcagctgcatctaacatggtACGATTAGAGTGAGAAAGACCataataaaaagtttgtaccacaagacCGTCTGGTAATTGGTGGTGTGGACATCTCCTTAGTAGATCTTTGTAGAGCTCCCATGCTTCATAAAATGTTTCCTGTTCTCCTTGGGAAAAAGTTGTGATGTCAGTTCTTAGTTTCATTTACTTAGATGGTGGAAAGTATTTGATGAGGAAAGATTTCTCCAGATCATCCCAAGTCATGATGGAACCTGCAGGTAAATTTGTCAGCCATGCTTTCGCCTTATCTCGTAGTGAAAAAGGGAATAAACGCAAATGAATAGCGTCATCAGAAACTCCCTGTATCTTGAATGTATCACAAATTTCCAGAAAATTTGTGAGGTGCACATAGGGTTCATCAATGACAGTCCCGCCAAATTGAAGTGtgttctgaatcatttgaagaaTAGTAGGTTTTATCTCAAAGTGATTTGCCGCTACAGTTGGCCTGATGATGCTTGGTCTAGAACTTTTGATGTTTGGTAAGGCGAGATCCATCATGGATCTGTAAACTGGTTGTTCTTGTTCTTGTTCTTATTCCATttcttcttgttgttgccttcttcttcttctgtgaaAAGTTCTCTCGATTTCTGGATCAAAAGGCACTAGTTCTTCAGATGAGTGTCGCATGCACTTCAAGAGAATCCTGCAGTTCACAGATGGAAAAGAGtgattaaaattgtaatagagaaaaaccaaataaaacaaattaaaatctcaatagtccccggcaacggcgccaaaaacttgatcgacggaatactaacacttaaatttgCTCTAAAAATCTCTCAATTCCAGTCAaaataatcgcaagtgcacgattcaagttataataagatgtactgagtacgagtatcgtcctcagggaccaaacaataataatttgtttctttgatttttaactacacaaagtatcgaaaatttgattttggattctATCTAACATTTAACACTAAGAactcagagcgtaagtttctgtACTTAGCTAGAAGTTTTTGTGCTTAGctagaagttgatgagcggggtagattgagtctgtcttATTGCTTTATACTGCATGAGATTTCATGTTGTATATGATTATGTGCATTATGTGtaagcatgttttatttttgcaaagattatatgattgcattatTATATGCTTTCATTGCCACTGCATGCTCTATCTACAATCGTATTCCAGTCCTTGATCAGAACCTGATTTCTTATGAGAACGCATGAGAATACTAATCAGaaaaggatggaataaattgcagaatatgatattgtttatgcactaatctgtttgacaatcagatatgcctccccgtaaagcaccggtgATTCGACAGACAGTGGCTATTCCTCAGCCCGAACAGCCGAATGTACCACCGCCAGTTGCTGAACCTCAGAATGCatagggtagtacatctgctgatTCTATGGATGCTACTGCTACTCTGATGGAGACACTGTTGAAACGATTTCAATCGTTCAAACcgccaaaactgaaaggaacagaaaattcAGTAGACTGTGAGAATTGGTTAGAAGACATTGAACAGTTGTTTGAGTCACTTGATTATACCGATGATTGTCGTATCAgactggtaatacatcaacttcacgaAGTTGCCAACATTTTGTGGATTACGGCAAAACGGGCGTTGGAACAGCGAGGTACGACTATCACTTGgactgtctttaaaactgaattctatcaacgtttctttccagtctcctacaggaagaATAAGGTTGCTGAATTtcccaatctgaggcaaggcaacttgaatatcgaagaatatgtggccaaattttcaagtcttttgaagtttgctccacatatagcaACGACTGATGAAGCCATGGCAGaccagtttatcaatggcctcaatccagatgtgtttactCTGGTGAACAatgtgttacgccttaaacgcatacaaatctcttaaatgagattaatgtttttaatgcgataacttatcttgttttgataattacaaaactaggttattatttctaatcgtttaaagtgagactttgtaGATTAGATTATTATAAACATTATTATGGAGAAGAACATTGCGAAAATTACTGAGCATGTTTGAATCATCCAATTTcgatctccaccagtcatatTAAAGTTTAGGATGCTCAAAAGCTACGGTTCAAATctcagctcaatccaacggacggatttggagttatgaatttttcaaaagtgcCACGAAGAACATGAAGCAAAAATATGACGAAGTAACTTCAGAAAAATTCTGGAATcgtttgagacatccaaatccaatctttacCATTCACAATGAATTCAAGATGTTCTAaagctactgtccaaatttcaagtcGATTCGACAGACGGATTAtgtgatatgaatttttgaagtttgtcGCGCAGTCTGAATTatgccgaacggacgcaacgttccttgTCAAGAACACGATCcaatttttaaggaaaaaagTAATTCGACAAAAGCCGCAATgcgccgaacggacgcaacgaacctacgaacggacgcaacgttcgtcaccAACGCCGGAAGAATTTAATGTgcgccgaacggacgcaacgatggcccgaatggacgcaacgaacctgcccgaattttcagctataaatacatgaCATTTGAAGTCATTTGAACTCACCAATTCTCTCTCATCTCTCATTGCAAGCAACATCTTCTCCTTCAAAGTATTCAAGTGATAGTTGAGCGTTttattcaaaatcgagggttgtgtGTAATATTTTGTGAGTTGGTTACtcgattgttgtaaacacttgtgtgtgaagccaagtataTTATACGAGtattgtggctatccttggagcccttaaggccaagtgttgagttatatcggcgcggtgatcgtgttgaatTGTACggttatccttggagccatcaaggccaagacgttgaagtgctagtggatcattggttaatcgatcttaaccaagaaggggagacgtagacgatttatcgtcgaacttccataaacatctcttatcccttttactgttttatctacattacgcatttatttaccgcacttattattaattgccttaagtcttccgcttgcgtactagcataattgctttaaattgctaaagttgccaatagaacctaaatcccaccccccccccattaggttataacaagtggtatcagagccacctttttacaaaatattttcaaaaaaggctctatggcaaatctagctagcgattatgctcaagggcaatcaaccaatcgtcctcctcttttcaacggcataaactatGGATACTGaaaaaatcgaatgtccctatatatccaatccatagattatgacctttggaaagtaaatgtgaaaggtccctacatacctacgaaagaggttgagagagtcaaaattcctaagggaatggacgacttttcaaaggaggatatgaaattgatatctcaaaatgctaaagctatgaatattcttcattgtccttagatatgaacgagtacaaccggatcttgatgtgctcatccgcaaaagagatttgggacaaattggagatatgccacgaaGGAACCAATCAAGCAAGGAGACAAAAATCGATCTacttcaactcaaatacgagacatttgagatggaggCTAGTGAGGATGTTGataccatgttccgaaggctctctgaaatcatcaatgagctagcccaacttggagaacaatatccaatCAAGCAAGTGTCGAGGtgagctctacgcgccttacccaaggagtgggatgcaaagagGACGACCATcatagaatccaacaaaggcgacaccgcttcctatgaccttgatcaactccatgggactctaaaaacccatgagttggaattgtctacaaggaaggaaataaagaaagaagatatcaaggcaaaggggattgctctatctagccaatccaaagaagaagatgaagatgatgatatgacactcttcgcaagaaaattcaaaagatttatgcgaggaaacaaattcaaaaataagACGGAAAAATAAGTaacatgctacaactgtcaacaaaaAGGCCACTATGaaaatgagtgtcctctcaagaagaaagtttacaagggaaagaagaaagcactcatagccacttggagcgatagcgatgatgacgaggaggaaaccaacatctgcctcatggctaggagtgatgacatcgtctctgacgatgatgacgaggtaccttcctatgatgaattattgcatgcatataaacatatgtttgatatggttaaatcacttagaaaggaaaatagaaacctcaaacttgaattagaaactaagtagcatgaaaacctaagattaaaggatgacatagctcacttagaaaaatcttttgataagttcaatgttagtagtaataaattgaataatctacttagcatgctgaaatgtagttttgataagggtggaatagggtacggtaagaaatcaatagactttactagcctgattgctaaagcaaaaatgagatcacccctacatgttcttattgttgtaaaataggtcatgccagacataaatgtagatctttaagatttcaatatgatcaaaagagctatatgaaatggaggcctaagagtacttaacaactcattagttggcattatgagatcatgatctaagggatcattatagaccggtttaaactgtcttgacttgcgactggtcttcctgatgaacgctgctctgtccaaggaaataggtttttaaagaggccatagccctacctactactgggagcactcttagaaagtggcgatgatgttgctatgagagactgaact
Proteins encoded:
- the LOC140878250 gene encoding uncharacterized protein, with amino-acid sequence MASSSYHPLSERSAARKSNGIHQVDAFTSVAAQLEVMNKRIEELSIGNSVMRVQEVWCEKCGAEHFTKDCQTFSQPEGVMASHMGNQNRPRNDPFSNSYNPGWRQHPNFSWSGHNNKPYGNQNYGRQPQEGKSSLEQMMQQFISSTETRMQNQDASIKNLENQIGQLAKTISSRDQGTLPSDTEKNPKEQVKAIELRSGKTVEPALQVEKEPELSTSTRIAGKSSIPTLSPTSQAKIVVPPPFPAALKKAKLDSQFGKFLEVFKKLNINIPFADALMQMPSYAKFLKEILSNKRKLEEHAMISLTENCSALVQNKIPLKQKDPGSFSIPCVINDIQFHKALCDLGASLNLMSYSVFRKLSLGEPKSTIMSLQLADRSIKYPRGIIEDVLVKVDKFIFPVDFVVLDMEEDLDMPLILGRPFLATGKALIDVQKGELLLRVGEEKISFDVFNALKFSQNNEECFQLDVVDSLLFDYVQDTFQKPLEAALISEQVDVLSDGIEEMTAYLNDNQSWRRGGKIRLEDLGDRKDLVLQKPSLEEPPIVELKPLPVHLKYMFLGENDKLPVIISSFLIGEMEARLMEVLKKHKSVFAWKVADIKGINPSLCMHKILMEENINPLVQPQRRLNPKMQEVVKAETIKLLDAGIIYPIYDSPWVSPVQCVPKKGGITVIQNEKNELIPTRTVTGWRVCIDYRKLNDGTRKDHFPLPFIDQMLERLAGYEFYCFLDGYSGYNQIVIAPEDQDKTTFTCPYGTFAYRRMPFGLCKALATFQRCEETNLVLNWEKCHFMVTEGIVLGHRISEQGIKVDKAKVHVIQNLPPPTTVKGVRSFLGHAGFYRRFIKDFSKISKPLSSLLMKDAPFDFDSNCLQAFEVLRERLVTAPILTSPNWDLPFEVMCDASDSVVGAVLGQRIDKVFKTIYYASKTLNEAQINYATIEKELLAVVFALDKFHSYLVLSKITVYTDYSAIKHLLAKKDAKPRLIRLECIADGATNEIDDIDDWFLDEKLFAIESSPWTAFKTPIGTSPYRLLFGKECHLPVELEHRAYWATKTLNFEFAAAGEKRLLELNQLEEFRDSAYDMAVSYKERTKRIHDRRIRQREFKEGDAVLLFNSRLRLFPGKLKSRWSGPL